In Chitinophaga sp. HK235, a single window of DNA contains:
- the rnhA gene encoding ribonuclease HI — MAELQIYTDGASRGNPGPGGYGVVLLWGSVRKELSQGYRKTTNNRMELLAVITGLEALKKDGQELTIFTDSKYVVDSIEKGWIWGWVRTNFKDKKNKDLWLRFIPLYRKHKVRMQWVKGHASNPLNNRCDELATQAADSGNWLIDHGFESGN; from the coding sequence ATGGCTGAATTGCAAATATATACTGATGGCGCATCCCGTGGTAATCCCGGACCGGGAGGGTATGGCGTAGTACTGTTATGGGGTAGTGTGCGTAAAGAACTGTCGCAGGGGTATCGTAAAACGACCAACAACCGCATGGAACTACTGGCGGTCATCACCGGCCTGGAAGCGTTAAAAAAAGACGGACAGGAACTGACCATTTTTACGGACAGTAAATATGTGGTAGATAGTATCGAAAAAGGATGGATCTGGGGTTGGGTAAGAACCAACTTCAAAGACAAAAAAAATAAAGACCTCTGGCTGCGCTTTATCCCGCTCTACAGAAAACATAAAGTAAGAATGCAATGGGTGAAAGGTCACGCCAGCAACCCTTTGAACAACCGCTGTGATGAACTGGCCACTCAGGCAGCAGACAGCGGCAACTGGCTGATAGACCACGGCTTCGAAAGCGGTAACTGA
- the aspT gene encoding aspartate-alanine antiporter, giving the protein MLTWLFETLQKYPEIAVMLTLLIGFLLGRVRIKGFTLGTVTGVLLVGIIIGGIHIQIPGAAKSVFFLLFLFCTGYSIGPQFFQGLKKDGLPIAIFSFIVCCSSLFFCWAIASILRFDTGTTAGLMSGANTCSAIIGVSSNTINELDISIADKERLINQIPVAYAVTYIFGTAGTSWFLSVIGPWFMSGSREKLIEETKALEATLADTAADEDGGIKYAYDHVAFRAYLVNPELVGEAGKSVGELETSFRRKKRLLYVLRVRRQGEIMATPQDFVVRTGDIIALGGQRSAAIASESMLGKEVADADLLTFPVQTYNVVISCKTAINKPIKVLLRHPQLHGISVRKITRAGIEIPLEANTIVQKGDVAELVGIQEELDLAVTILGFKERVGVETDIPYLAGGIVLGTLIGAMSVHIGNVPVELSTSGGALLAGLFFGWLRSVNPRLGYIPPASQWVLTKLGLHVFIAIVGLSASEGFLLGLKQEGLTLFLAGMVLSLLPMVVALFLSKYVFKFHPAIGLGACAGAHDESAPLLAVQDALNSKVPALGYTVAYAVANITLTTSGVIIVLLMHKR; this is encoded by the coding sequence ATGCTTACCTGGCTGTTTGAAACACTACAGAAATACCCGGAAATTGCGGTCATGCTAACCCTGCTCATCGGCTTCCTGCTGGGTAGGGTCCGTATTAAAGGTTTTACGCTGGGAACAGTGACTGGCGTGTTGCTGGTAGGCATCATCATTGGCGGAATACATATACAGATTCCAGGTGCCGCTAAATCAGTCTTCTTTCTCCTGTTCCTGTTCTGTACCGGCTACAGCATAGGACCACAGTTTTTTCAGGGATTAAAAAAAGATGGGTTGCCCATCGCTATTTTCTCTTTTATCGTTTGTTGCAGCAGTCTCTTTTTCTGCTGGGCCATCGCTTCAATACTTCGTTTCGATACGGGTACCACGGCCGGACTGATGTCGGGTGCCAACACCTGTTCAGCTATCATTGGTGTGTCCTCCAATACCATCAATGAACTGGATATCAGTATAGCTGATAAGGAACGACTGATTAACCAGATACCTGTTGCGTATGCTGTCACCTATATTTTCGGCACTGCCGGTACCAGCTGGTTTCTCTCTGTGATCGGGCCCTGGTTTATGTCGGGAAGCCGCGAAAAACTGATTGAAGAAACAAAGGCGCTGGAAGCCACCCTTGCCGACACCGCTGCAGATGAAGATGGTGGTATCAAATATGCCTACGACCATGTGGCTTTTCGGGCTTACCTGGTAAACCCTGAACTGGTGGGTGAAGCAGGCAAATCAGTAGGAGAGCTGGAAACTTCTTTCCGTCGTAAAAAAAGATTGCTGTATGTGTTGCGTGTAAGACGGCAGGGGGAAATAATGGCGACACCACAGGATTTCGTAGTACGTACAGGTGATATCATTGCCCTGGGAGGACAGCGTTCGGCGGCTATTGCATCTGAATCGATGCTGGGCAAGGAAGTGGCAGATGCAGATCTCTTGACTTTTCCTGTACAGACTTACAATGTGGTGATCAGTTGTAAAACGGCCATCAATAAGCCTATCAAAGTATTGCTGCGTCATCCGCAACTGCATGGTATCAGTGTCCGTAAAATTACCCGCGCAGGAATTGAAATACCGTTGGAAGCCAATACCATTGTGCAGAAAGGGGATGTGGCCGAATTGGTAGGCATACAGGAAGAACTGGATCTGGCGGTGACCATCCTGGGCTTTAAAGAAAGGGTAGGAGTGGAAACAGATATTCCCTATCTGGCCGGCGGTATTGTGCTGGGTACGCTGATCGGAGCTATGAGCGTACATATTGGTAATGTGCCGGTAGAACTGAGTACCAGCGGAGGTGCGCTATTGGCGGGCCTTTTCTTTGGATGGCTGCGGAGTGTAAATCCACGTCTGGGTTATATCCCACCTGCTTCGCAATGGGTGCTTACCAAGTTGGGACTGCATGTGTTTATTGCTATAGTGGGTCTTTCTGCCAGTGAAGGTTTTTTACTGGGATTAAAACAGGAAGGGCTTACCTTGTTTTTGGCAGGGATGGTATTGAGTCTGCTGCCAATGGTAGTGGCCCTCTTTCTTTCCAAATACGTTTTTAAATTTCATCCGGCAATAGGATTGGGTGCCTGCGCAGGCGCACATGACGAGTCTGCCCCGCTGCTGGCTGTCCAGGATGCCCTCAACAGCAAAGTGCCTGCATTAGGCTATACCGTTGCATATGCAGTGGCTAACATCACACTCACTACTTCCGGCGTGATCATCGTCCTCCTGATGCACAAAAGGTAA